Proteins encoded in a region of the Anopheles aquasalis chromosome 2, idAnoAquaMG_Q_19, whole genome shotgun sequence genome:
- the LOC126580901 gene encoding epidermal growth factor receptor isoform X1, producing MKGYNTSLWARWSTTRLPVVVVATLLLLLLGTSVLNGVEGREAKGGYEAYRQRHQRQQMERQMQLRQHEEKNSEFVKGKICIGTNGRMSVPSNREYHYKNLRDRYTNCTYVDGNLEITWIQNSSYDLGFLQHIREVTGYVLISHVDIPQVILPRLQIIRGRTTFKLNKWDDEFGLFVSFSQMNTLEMPALRDILSGSAGIFNNYNLCHVRTINWEEILSDPQANIRYTFNFTSPERECPPCHHSCEVGCWGEGAHNCQKFSKLNCSPQCSQGRCFGSKPRECCHLFCAGGCTGPTQEDCLACKNFYDDGECKQECPPMQRYNPINYLWEPNPDGKYAYGATCVRNCPEHLLKDNGACVRTCPPNKTPQNGECVPCNGACPKTCQGEGVVHSDNIGKYKDCTIIEGSLEILDQTFTGYQQVFSNFSFGPRYIKIHPDRLEVFSTVKEITGFINIQGDHPDFTNLSYFRNLEVIGGRQLKENFFASVYIVKTSLRSLELKSLKRVNSGSIVILENSNLCFVDDIEWGKIKKSTDHETMIHKNRNSSECHASGMQCSEQCTTAGCWGKGPEQCLECKNFVYEGKCLDSCKSLPRIYQVNSKTCEDCHPECKDFCYGPNADNCGSCVNVKDGKFCVSECPIMKYALNGTCVKCHKTCVGCRGPRDTIAPDGCISCDRAIIGSDATIERCLMKDEPCPDGYYSDWVLQEEGPLKHLSGKAVCRKCHPRCKKCTGYGFHEQFCQECAGYKKGEQCEDECPLDHYANEETRICHPCHKECRGCHGLGPDQCDECRNLKLFEGDPFDNSTAFNCTSNCPPSHPYKRFPQEAGKLGPYCSAEPLQSGFRLEAQTQSSVILIGVFVLLSCVVMMTIYCICSKQKNKKDAVKMTMALAGCEDSEPLRPSNVGPNLTKLRIIKEAEIRRGGVLGMGAFGRVFKGVWMPEGESVKIPVAIKVLMEMSGSESSKEFLEEAYIMASVEHPNLLKLLAVCMTSQMMLITQLMPLGCLLDYVRNNKDKIGSKALLNWSTQIARGMAYLEERRLVHRDLAARNVLVQTPSCVKITDFGLAKLLDYDSDEYRAAGGKMPIKWLALECIRHRVFTSKSDVWAFGVTIWELMTYGARPYENVPAKDVPELIEIGHKLPQPDICSLDIYCILLSCWVLDADARPTFKQLAETFAEKARDPGRYLMIPGDKFMRLPSYTNQDEKDLIRTLAPVATVASANAIDVPSTIAEADEYLQPKSRPTMMLPGPSAVEPSDEVPKSLRYCKDPLKPDDETDGNGKEVGVGGIRLNLPLDEDDYLMPTCQSQTQSTPGYMDLIGVPASVDNPEYLMGSASAIGPGGQPIALSPPHTPTGPQGSSTPHTHQHQSQIQLQPIQQPLHVLHQQQLAQLQHMQQQQLHQQQQQQQQQQQQHHHQTQLSQSSHHSANSNGPMASCASTLPISHAPSLSNASSNLSGSKSLEPSGAVGGNIAMQPVATGGQTASGGAAALHEPQSPPTQTIGIPLSPTETEATSSEHEYYNDLQRELVPLHRNETTV from the exons TTTGCATTGGCACGAATGGACGGATGTCGGTGCCATCGAACCGCGAGTATCACTACAAGAATCTGCGCGATCGGTACACCAACTGTACGTACGTGGACGGTAATCTGGAGATCACCTGGATACAGAACAGTTCCTACGACCTGGGCTTCCTGCAGCACATCCGTGAGGTGACGGGCTACGTGCTGATCAGCCACGTCGACATACCGCAGGTCATCCTGCCCCGGCTGCAGATCATCCGTGGTCGGACCACCTTCAAGCTGAACAAGTGGGACGACGAGTTCGGTCTGTTTGTGTCGTTCTCGCAGATGAACACGCTGGAGATGCCGGCCTTGCGGGACATTCTCAGTGGTTCGGCGGGCATCTTCAACAACTACAACCTGTGCCACGTGCGCACGATCAACTGGGAGGAGATACTGTCCGATCCGCAGGCCAACATTCGGTACACGTTCAACTTTACGTCGCCCGAGCGCGAATGTCCACCGTGCCATCATTCGTGCGAGGTCGGCTGTTGGGGCGAAGGTGCGCACAATTGCCAGAAGTTCAGCAAACTGAACTGCTCGCCCCAGTGCTCCCAGGGCCGTTGCTTTGGGTCGAAGCCACGCGAATGTTGCCATCTGTTCTGCGCCGGTGGTTGCACTGGTCCAACTCAGGAAGACTGTCTCGCTTGTAAGAACTTTTACGACGATGGCGAATGCAAACAGGAGTGTCCTCCGATGCAGCG CTACAATCCAATCAACTACCTCTGGGAACCGAATCCCGATGGCAAGTACGCGTACGGTGCGACCTGTGTCCGGAACTGTCCGGAGCATCTGCTGAAGGATAATGGGGCGTGCGTGCGGACGTGTCCCCCGAACAAGACACCGCAGAACGGTGAATGCGTACCGTGTAATGGAGCGTGCCCCAAGACCTGCCAGGGCGAGGGAGTCGTCCATTCGGACAACATTGGCAAATACAAAGACTGCACCATTATCGAGGGTTCACTGGAGATCCTCGACCAAACGTTCACCGGTTACCAGCAGGTGTTTTCGAATTTCTCGTTCGGTCCACGCTACATCAAGATCCATCCCGATCGACTGGAGGTGTTCTCGACGGTGAAGGAGATCACCGGGTTCATCAACATCCAGGGCGATCATCCGGACTTTACGAATCTTTCGTACTTCCGTAACCTGGAGGTGATTGGTGGACGGCAGCTGAAGGAGAACTTTTTCGCCTCGGTGTACATCGTAAAG ACGTCACTGAGATCTCTGGAGCTGAAATCGTTGAAGCGCGTCAATTCGGGCTCGATCGTGATTCTGGAGAACAGCAACTTGTGCTTCGTGGATGATATCGAGTGGGGCAAGATCAAGAAGAGTACCGATCATGAGACGATGATCCATAAGAACCGAAACTCTTCCGAGTGCC ATGCATCTGGAATGCAATGCTCGGAACAGTGTACGACTGCAGGTTGCTGGGGAAAGGGTCCGGAACAGTGTTTGGAGTGTAAAAACTTTGTGTACGAGGGCAAGTGTTTGGATAGCTGCAAGAGTTTACCAAG GATATACCAGGTGAACTCGAAAACATGTGAAGATTGTCACCCAGAGTGTAAGGATTTCTGCTATGGACCGAACGCGGACAACTGTGGTTCCTGTGTGAACGTGAAGGATGGCAAGTTCTGCGTCTCCGAGTGTCCCATCATGAAGTACGCCCTCAATGGTACCTGCGTCAAGTGTCACAAGACGTGCGTTGGATGTCGTGGTCCCCGGGATACGATCGCACCGGATGGTTGTATCTCGTGCGATCGGGCCATCATCGGTAGCGATGCTACCATCGAGCGTTGTCTAATGAAGGACGAACCATGTCCTG ATGGCTATTATAGTGACTGGGTGTTGCAGGAGGAAGGACCTTTGAAGCACCTCTCTGGGAAGGCGGTCTGTCGCAAGTGTCACCCACGGTGTAAGAAGTGCACCGGGTACGGGTTCCACGAGCAATTCTGCCAGGAGTGTGCCGGCTACAAGAAGGGTGAACAGTGCGAAGACGAGTGTCCGCTGGATCACTATGCGAACGAGGAAACGCGTATCTGCCATCCGTGCCACAAGGAGTGCCGTGGATGTCACGGACTCGGTCCGGATCAGTGCGATGAGTGCCGCAATCTTAAACTGTTCGAGGGTGATCCGTTCGATAACTCGACCGCGTTTAACTGCACCTCGAACTGTCCACCATCGCATCCCTACAAGCGATTCCCACAGGAGGCTGGCAAGCTGGGACCATACTGTTCGGCGGAACCACTGCAGAGTGGCTTCCGGTTGGAAGCACAGACCCAATCGAGCGTCATACTGATCGgagtgtttgtgctgctgtctTGCgttgtgatgatgacgatctaCTGTATCTGCAGTaagcagaagaacaaaaaggaCGCAGTCAAGATGACGATGGCGTTGGCAGGCTGTGAGGATTCGGAACCACTGCGACCGTCGAACGTAGGACCGAATCTGACGAAGCTGCGCATCATCAAGGAAGCGGAGATCCGAAGGGGAGGCGTACTGGGAATGGGAGCATTCGGACGTGTGTTCAAGGGTGTCTGGATGCCGGAGGGCGAGAGCGTAAAGATACCGGTGGCGATCAAGGTACTGATGGAGATGTCGGGATCGGAGTCGAGCAAGGAATTCCTTGAGGAAGCGTACATCATGGCATCGGTGGAGCATCCGAatctgctgaagctgctggcCGTCTGCATGACCTCGCAGATGATGCTCATCACGCAGCTGATGCCACTCGGTTGCCTGCTGGACTATGTGCGTAACAACAAGGACAAGATTGGCTCGAAGGCGCTGCTCAACTGGTCGACTCAGATTGCCCGCGGAATGGCGTACCTGGAGGAACGACGACTGGTACATCGTGATCTAGCCGCTCGTAATGTACTCGTACAGACTCCGTCGTGCGTAAAGATTACGGATTTCGGTCTGGCGAAGCTGTTGGATTACGATTCCGATGAGTACCGGGCAGCCGGTGGTAAGATGCCGATCAAGTGGCTTGCCCTCGAGTGTATCCGGCATCGGGTGTTTACCAGCAAGAGCGACGTTTGGGCGTTCGGTGTGACGATCTGGGAGCTGATGACGTACGGTGCTCGTCCGTACGAGAACGTACCCGCCAAAGATGTGCCAGAGTTGATCGAGATCGGTCACAAGCTACCACAACCCGACATCTGTTCGCTTGACATTTACTGCATTCTGTTGTCGTGCTGGGTGCTGGATGCCGATGCAAGGCCAACGTTCAAGCAGCTGGCGGAAACGTTCGCCGAGAAGGCCCGTGATCCTGGTCGGTATCTTATGATTCCAGGGGACAAGTTTATGCGCTTACCATCGTACACGAACCAGGACGAGAAAGATCTCATCCGAACGCTTGCtcccgtggccacggtggcgagTGCAAATGCGATCGATGTCCCAAGTACGATCGCTGAAGCGGACGAATATTTGCAGCCAAAGTCAAGACCAACGATGATGCTACCGGGACCGTCGGCGGTGGAACCATCGGATGAGGTTCCGAAATCGTTGCGCTACTGTAAAGATCCACTGAAACCGGATGATGAAACCGATGGAAATGGGAAGgaggtcggtgtcggtggcatTCGTCTGAATTTGCCGCTGGACGAGGACGATTATCTGATGCCTACCTGCCAAAGCCAGACGCAGTCAACACCGGGCTATATGGACCTGATCGGTGTACCGGCCAGCGTCGATAATCCCGAGTACCTGATGGGTTCCGCCTCAGCCATCGGTCCCGGAGGTCAACCGATTGCCCTTTCTCCTCCGCACACACCCACCGGACCGCAAGGTTCCTCCACGCCACacacccaccagcaccagtcacAGATCCAGCTGCAACCCATCCAACAACCATTGCACGtgcttcatcagcagcagctcgcacaGTTACAGCAtatgcagcaacaacagctacatcagcaacaacagcaacagcagcagcagcagcagcagcaccatcatcaaacgcAACTCTCGCAATCCTCTCATCACTCGGCCAACTCCAATGGCCCTATGGCGTCCTGTGCCTCCACCTTGCCAATCAGCCATGCGCCCTCGCTCAGCAATGCTAGCAGCAATCTGAGTGGTTCGAAAAGTCTGGAACCATCTGGAGCCGTTGGGGGCAACATTGCGATGCAACCGGTAGCGACGGGTGGACAGACTGCATCGGGGGGTGCGGCTGCACTGCACGAACCCCAATCACCGCCAACACAGACGATCGGCATTCCGTTGTCACCGACGGAAACGGAGGCCACCTCGTCCGAGCACGAGTACTACAACGATCTGCAGCGCGAGCTGGTCCCGCTGCATCGCAACGAAACCACCGTCTGA
- the LOC126580901 gene encoding epidermal growth factor receptor isoform X2, which translates to MGVIRSAGCVLLVLGMLLAGGSCFVKDMSQRRHEINEMRVCIGTNGRMSVPSNREYHYKNLRDRYTNCTYVDGNLEITWIQNSSYDLGFLQHIREVTGYVLISHVDIPQVILPRLQIIRGRTTFKLNKWDDEFGLFVSFSQMNTLEMPALRDILSGSAGIFNNYNLCHVRTINWEEILSDPQANIRYTFNFTSPERECPPCHHSCEVGCWGEGAHNCQKFSKLNCSPQCSQGRCFGSKPRECCHLFCAGGCTGPTQEDCLACKNFYDDGECKQECPPMQRYNPINYLWEPNPDGKYAYGATCVRNCPEHLLKDNGACVRTCPPNKTPQNGECVPCNGACPKTCQGEGVVHSDNIGKYKDCTIIEGSLEILDQTFTGYQQVFSNFSFGPRYIKIHPDRLEVFSTVKEITGFINIQGDHPDFTNLSYFRNLEVIGGRQLKENFFASVYIVKTSLRSLELKSLKRVNSGSIVILENSNLCFVDDIEWGKIKKSTDHETMIHKNRNSSECHASGMQCSEQCTTAGCWGKGPEQCLECKNFVYEGKCLDSCKSLPRIYQVNSKTCEDCHPECKDFCYGPNADNCGSCVNVKDGKFCVSECPIMKYALNGTCVKCHKTCVGCRGPRDTIAPDGCISCDRAIIGSDATIERCLMKDEPCPDGYYSDWVLQEEGPLKHLSGKAVCRKCHPRCKKCTGYGFHEQFCQECAGYKKGEQCEDECPLDHYANEETRICHPCHKECRGCHGLGPDQCDECRNLKLFEGDPFDNSTAFNCTSNCPPSHPYKRFPQEAGKLGPYCSAEPLQSGFRLEAQTQSSVILIGVFVLLSCVVMMTIYCICSKQKNKKDAVKMTMALAGCEDSEPLRPSNVGPNLTKLRIIKEAEIRRGGVLGMGAFGRVFKGVWMPEGESVKIPVAIKVLMEMSGSESSKEFLEEAYIMASVEHPNLLKLLAVCMTSQMMLITQLMPLGCLLDYVRNNKDKIGSKALLNWSTQIARGMAYLEERRLVHRDLAARNVLVQTPSCVKITDFGLAKLLDYDSDEYRAAGGKMPIKWLALECIRHRVFTSKSDVWAFGVTIWELMTYGARPYENVPAKDVPELIEIGHKLPQPDICSLDIYCILLSCWVLDADARPTFKQLAETFAEKARDPGRYLMIPGDKFMRLPSYTNQDEKDLIRTLAPVATVASANAIDVPSTIAEADEYLQPKSRPTMMLPGPSAVEPSDEVPKSLRYCKDPLKPDDETDGNGKEVGVGGIRLNLPLDEDDYLMPTCQSQTQSTPGYMDLIGVPASVDNPEYLMGSASAIGPGGQPIALSPPHTPTGPQGSSTPHTHQHQSQIQLQPIQQPLHVLHQQQLAQLQHMQQQQLHQQQQQQQQQQQQHHHQTQLSQSSHHSANSNGPMASCASTLPISHAPSLSNASSNLSGSKSLEPSGAVGGNIAMQPVATGGQTASGGAAALHEPQSPPTQTIGIPLSPTETEATSSEHEYYNDLQRELVPLHRNETTV; encoded by the exons TTTGCATTGGCACGAATGGACGGATGTCGGTGCCATCGAACCGCGAGTATCACTACAAGAATCTGCGCGATCGGTACACCAACTGTACGTACGTGGACGGTAATCTGGAGATCACCTGGATACAGAACAGTTCCTACGACCTGGGCTTCCTGCAGCACATCCGTGAGGTGACGGGCTACGTGCTGATCAGCCACGTCGACATACCGCAGGTCATCCTGCCCCGGCTGCAGATCATCCGTGGTCGGACCACCTTCAAGCTGAACAAGTGGGACGACGAGTTCGGTCTGTTTGTGTCGTTCTCGCAGATGAACACGCTGGAGATGCCGGCCTTGCGGGACATTCTCAGTGGTTCGGCGGGCATCTTCAACAACTACAACCTGTGCCACGTGCGCACGATCAACTGGGAGGAGATACTGTCCGATCCGCAGGCCAACATTCGGTACACGTTCAACTTTACGTCGCCCGAGCGCGAATGTCCACCGTGCCATCATTCGTGCGAGGTCGGCTGTTGGGGCGAAGGTGCGCACAATTGCCAGAAGTTCAGCAAACTGAACTGCTCGCCCCAGTGCTCCCAGGGCCGTTGCTTTGGGTCGAAGCCACGCGAATGTTGCCATCTGTTCTGCGCCGGTGGTTGCACTGGTCCAACTCAGGAAGACTGTCTCGCTTGTAAGAACTTTTACGACGATGGCGAATGCAAACAGGAGTGTCCTCCGATGCAGCG CTACAATCCAATCAACTACCTCTGGGAACCGAATCCCGATGGCAAGTACGCGTACGGTGCGACCTGTGTCCGGAACTGTCCGGAGCATCTGCTGAAGGATAATGGGGCGTGCGTGCGGACGTGTCCCCCGAACAAGACACCGCAGAACGGTGAATGCGTACCGTGTAATGGAGCGTGCCCCAAGACCTGCCAGGGCGAGGGAGTCGTCCATTCGGACAACATTGGCAAATACAAAGACTGCACCATTATCGAGGGTTCACTGGAGATCCTCGACCAAACGTTCACCGGTTACCAGCAGGTGTTTTCGAATTTCTCGTTCGGTCCACGCTACATCAAGATCCATCCCGATCGACTGGAGGTGTTCTCGACGGTGAAGGAGATCACCGGGTTCATCAACATCCAGGGCGATCATCCGGACTTTACGAATCTTTCGTACTTCCGTAACCTGGAGGTGATTGGTGGACGGCAGCTGAAGGAGAACTTTTTCGCCTCGGTGTACATCGTAAAG ACGTCACTGAGATCTCTGGAGCTGAAATCGTTGAAGCGCGTCAATTCGGGCTCGATCGTGATTCTGGAGAACAGCAACTTGTGCTTCGTGGATGATATCGAGTGGGGCAAGATCAAGAAGAGTACCGATCATGAGACGATGATCCATAAGAACCGAAACTCTTCCGAGTGCC ATGCATCTGGAATGCAATGCTCGGAACAGTGTACGACTGCAGGTTGCTGGGGAAAGGGTCCGGAACAGTGTTTGGAGTGTAAAAACTTTGTGTACGAGGGCAAGTGTTTGGATAGCTGCAAGAGTTTACCAAG GATATACCAGGTGAACTCGAAAACATGTGAAGATTGTCACCCAGAGTGTAAGGATTTCTGCTATGGACCGAACGCGGACAACTGTGGTTCCTGTGTGAACGTGAAGGATGGCAAGTTCTGCGTCTCCGAGTGTCCCATCATGAAGTACGCCCTCAATGGTACCTGCGTCAAGTGTCACAAGACGTGCGTTGGATGTCGTGGTCCCCGGGATACGATCGCACCGGATGGTTGTATCTCGTGCGATCGGGCCATCATCGGTAGCGATGCTACCATCGAGCGTTGTCTAATGAAGGACGAACCATGTCCTG ATGGCTATTATAGTGACTGGGTGTTGCAGGAGGAAGGACCTTTGAAGCACCTCTCTGGGAAGGCGGTCTGTCGCAAGTGTCACCCACGGTGTAAGAAGTGCACCGGGTACGGGTTCCACGAGCAATTCTGCCAGGAGTGTGCCGGCTACAAGAAGGGTGAACAGTGCGAAGACGAGTGTCCGCTGGATCACTATGCGAACGAGGAAACGCGTATCTGCCATCCGTGCCACAAGGAGTGCCGTGGATGTCACGGACTCGGTCCGGATCAGTGCGATGAGTGCCGCAATCTTAAACTGTTCGAGGGTGATCCGTTCGATAACTCGACCGCGTTTAACTGCACCTCGAACTGTCCACCATCGCATCCCTACAAGCGATTCCCACAGGAGGCTGGCAAGCTGGGACCATACTGTTCGGCGGAACCACTGCAGAGTGGCTTCCGGTTGGAAGCACAGACCCAATCGAGCGTCATACTGATCGgagtgtttgtgctgctgtctTGCgttgtgatgatgacgatctaCTGTATCTGCAGTaagcagaagaacaaaaaggaCGCAGTCAAGATGACGATGGCGTTGGCAGGCTGTGAGGATTCGGAACCACTGCGACCGTCGAACGTAGGACCGAATCTGACGAAGCTGCGCATCATCAAGGAAGCGGAGATCCGAAGGGGAGGCGTACTGGGAATGGGAGCATTCGGACGTGTGTTCAAGGGTGTCTGGATGCCGGAGGGCGAGAGCGTAAAGATACCGGTGGCGATCAAGGTACTGATGGAGATGTCGGGATCGGAGTCGAGCAAGGAATTCCTTGAGGAAGCGTACATCATGGCATCGGTGGAGCATCCGAatctgctgaagctgctggcCGTCTGCATGACCTCGCAGATGATGCTCATCACGCAGCTGATGCCACTCGGTTGCCTGCTGGACTATGTGCGTAACAACAAGGACAAGATTGGCTCGAAGGCGCTGCTCAACTGGTCGACTCAGATTGCCCGCGGAATGGCGTACCTGGAGGAACGACGACTGGTACATCGTGATCTAGCCGCTCGTAATGTACTCGTACAGACTCCGTCGTGCGTAAAGATTACGGATTTCGGTCTGGCGAAGCTGTTGGATTACGATTCCGATGAGTACCGGGCAGCCGGTGGTAAGATGCCGATCAAGTGGCTTGCCCTCGAGTGTATCCGGCATCGGGTGTTTACCAGCAAGAGCGACGTTTGGGCGTTCGGTGTGACGATCTGGGAGCTGATGACGTACGGTGCTCGTCCGTACGAGAACGTACCCGCCAAAGATGTGCCAGAGTTGATCGAGATCGGTCACAAGCTACCACAACCCGACATCTGTTCGCTTGACATTTACTGCATTCTGTTGTCGTGCTGGGTGCTGGATGCCGATGCAAGGCCAACGTTCAAGCAGCTGGCGGAAACGTTCGCCGAGAAGGCCCGTGATCCTGGTCGGTATCTTATGATTCCAGGGGACAAGTTTATGCGCTTACCATCGTACACGAACCAGGACGAGAAAGATCTCATCCGAACGCTTGCtcccgtggccacggtggcgagTGCAAATGCGATCGATGTCCCAAGTACGATCGCTGAAGCGGACGAATATTTGCAGCCAAAGTCAAGACCAACGATGATGCTACCGGGACCGTCGGCGGTGGAACCATCGGATGAGGTTCCGAAATCGTTGCGCTACTGTAAAGATCCACTGAAACCGGATGATGAAACCGATGGAAATGGGAAGgaggtcggtgtcggtggcatTCGTCTGAATTTGCCGCTGGACGAGGACGATTATCTGATGCCTACCTGCCAAAGCCAGACGCAGTCAACACCGGGCTATATGGACCTGATCGGTGTACCGGCCAGCGTCGATAATCCCGAGTACCTGATGGGTTCCGCCTCAGCCATCGGTCCCGGAGGTCAACCGATTGCCCTTTCTCCTCCGCACACACCCACCGGACCGCAAGGTTCCTCCACGCCACacacccaccagcaccagtcacAGATCCAGCTGCAACCCATCCAACAACCATTGCACGtgcttcatcagcagcagctcgcacaGTTACAGCAtatgcagcaacaacagctacatcagcaacaacagcaacagcagcagcagcagcagcagcaccatcatcaaacgcAACTCTCGCAATCCTCTCATCACTCGGCCAACTCCAATGGCCCTATGGCGTCCTGTGCCTCCACCTTGCCAATCAGCCATGCGCCCTCGCTCAGCAATGCTAGCAGCAATCTGAGTGGTTCGAAAAGTCTGGAACCATCTGGAGCCGTTGGGGGCAACATTGCGATGCAACCGGTAGCGACGGGTGGACAGACTGCATCGGGGGGTGCGGCTGCACTGCACGAACCCCAATCACCGCCAACACAGACGATCGGCATTCCGTTGTCACCGACGGAAACGGAGGCCACCTCGTCCGAGCACGAGTACTACAACGATCTGCAGCGCGAGCTGGTCCCGCTGCATCGCAACGAAACCACCGTCTGA